In a single window of the bacterium BMS3Abin02 genome:
- a CDS encoding glyoxalase/Bleomycin resistance protein/Dioxygenase superfamily protein, producing MKAFNLDHVAIAVDDLDASLAEFKDLLGIEPLSREAVSEQGVEEAMLPVGGSYVQLLAPLSSSSPVGKFLAKRGQGLHHIAITVTSIDDALDHLKARGARLVDEEARSGGGGHRIAFVHPATLAGTLIELVELDGD from the coding sequence GTGAAGGCCTTCAATCTCGACCATGTCGCCATCGCCGTCGATGACCTGGATGCATCCCTCGCAGAGTTCAAGGATCTCCTCGGTATCGAACCGCTGTCACGCGAAGCCGTGTCCGAGCAAGGAGTCGAAGAGGCGATGCTGCCGGTCGGGGGGTCCTACGTGCAGTTGCTTGCGCCGTTGTCTTCGTCGAGTCCGGTGGGCAAGTTCCTGGCGAAGCGTGGCCAGGGCCTGCACCACATCGCCATCACGGTGACCTCGATCGACGATGCCCTGGATCATCTCAAGGCGCGAGGAGCGCGCCTCGTTGATGAGGAAGCTCGCAGCGGCGGTGGTGGACATCGCATCGCATTCGTGCACCCCGCGACGCTGGCCGGTACGCTGATCGAACTGGTGGAACTCGATGGAGACTGA
- the icaA_2 gene encoding poly-beta-1,6-N-acetyl-D-glucosamine synthase, with amino-acid sequence MSFLEVFNYSVLLYFIVMELQLFFLAFVSYRTLHADQFSSRFGRIHDMLSSDTTPPVSIIIPAYNEAVGITESVRSMAMLKYSKKEIIVVNDGSTDDTLQRLIDEFRMELVDTPYCPQLQTQSIRRIYRSRLPLPIVVVDKDNGGKGDAINAGINVSRYPYVMATDADMVLDEECLLRAVRHFVEDRARTVAVGGNVRPLNGCEVRRGRVTNVSLPKRPLEMVQVVEYIRSFLAARPAWSALGSLLIVSGAFGIFKKEAVVEVGGYRQGHFGEDMELTMRLHRHYRKNRKPYRIVYAPDAVAWTEVPATRKALRKQRIRWHRGLMQVVWQYRGMLFNPRYGLIGMVAWPSFIAFEFLAPIIEAIGWVVIPVSLVLGLLNLEIAIPLILVALAIGAANSLIGLILDERFGYYEGPGEAWRLLIYSLGEQLGLRQQTVWWRVRAMFWNPRRKKVWGDMQRTGVGNLSRETS; translated from the coding sequence ATGAGTTTCCTCGAGGTGTTCAACTACTCGGTACTCCTGTATTTCATCGTCATGGAGCTGCAGCTGTTCTTCCTCGCGTTCGTCTCCTACCGCACACTGCACGCCGACCAGTTCTCGTCCCGGTTTGGGCGCATTCACGACATGCTCAGCTCGGACACGACTCCACCCGTGTCGATCATCATCCCTGCGTACAACGAGGCCGTCGGCATCACGGAGTCGGTGCGATCGATGGCAATGCTCAAGTACTCCAAGAAGGAAATCATCGTCGTCAACGACGGAAGCACCGACGACACGTTGCAGCGGCTCATCGACGAGTTCCGCATGGAGCTGGTCGATACCCCGTACTGTCCCCAGTTGCAGACCCAGTCCATCCGGCGCATCTATCGTTCCCGGCTTCCCCTGCCGATCGTCGTTGTCGACAAAGACAATGGTGGCAAGGGAGATGCGATCAATGCCGGCATCAACGTCTCCCGCTATCCCTATGTGATGGCCACCGACGCGGACATGGTGCTCGATGAGGAATGTCTGCTGCGAGCGGTCCGGCACTTCGTCGAAGATCGTGCCCGAACCGTGGCCGTGGGCGGCAACGTCCGCCCGCTCAACGGGTGCGAGGTTCGGCGCGGCAGGGTCACGAACGTGTCGCTTCCCAAGCGGCCGCTCGAGATGGTCCAGGTCGTCGAATACATCCGCTCGTTTCTCGCTGCACGTCCAGCGTGGTCGGCACTTGGGTCTCTGTTGATCGTGTCGGGGGCATTCGGGATCTTCAAGAAGGAAGCCGTGGTCGAAGTGGGCGGCTACCGGCAGGGCCACTTTGGCGAGGACATGGAGCTGACGATGCGGCTGCATCGGCACTATCGCAAGAATCGGAAGCCGTATCGGATCGTCTACGCGCCTGATGCCGTTGCATGGACGGAAGTGCCGGCGACGAGGAAGGCGCTACGCAAGCAGCGGATTCGCTGGCATCGCGGACTGATGCAGGTCGTCTGGCAGTACCGGGGAATGCTGTTCAATCCGCGATACGGGCTCATCGGAATGGTTGCCTGGCCGTCATTCATAGCGTTCGAATTCCTTGCGCCGATCATCGAAGCGATCGGTTGGGTGGTCATACCTGTGTCGCTGGTACTCGGGTTGCTCAACCTGGAGATAGCGATTCCGCTCATCCTGGTCGCCCTGGCGATCGGCGCGGCGAACTCGCTGATCGGACTGATCCTCGACGAGCGATTCGGATACTACGAAGGTCCCGGCGAGGCATGGCGGCTCCTGATCTACTCACTCGGAGAGCAGTTGGGGCTGCGACAGCAAACGGTCTGGTGGCGGGTCCGTGCGATGTTCTGGAACCCGCGGCGGAAGAAGGTCTGGGGTGACATGCAGCGCACAGGCGTCGGCAACTTGTCCCGTGAGACGTCATAG
- a CDS encoding putative acetyl-CoA acetyltransferase, with protein MGAVVTGIARTPQGRFAGVFKPLKAVQLGAVAMQGALDRSGLAPERIEEVIFGQVLQAGEGQITARQAAVQAGVPMTVPAVTINKVCLSGMTSIAMADRSIRLGESSFVLAGGMESMTNTPYIAPKARWGARMGDVQLIDAMLHDGLWCSFDHCIMGESADRKSAQLGIDREEQDQWAFNSHKRAQAATESGAFADEIVPVEVPRRKADPVVVAIDEGIRPDTTMESLARLRPAFSDDGTATAGNASQITDGAAAVVVADRAAAEAEGLPILAEILSYGQIGGADATLQERPAEAIALALKKAGMDAADLELVEINEAFASVAVWSARMLDLDPEKVNVNGGAVALGHPLGASGARITVTLINALRKRGGGIGAAALCGGGGQGDALILEVFV; from the coding sequence ATGGGTGCCGTGGTCACCGGAATCGCCAGAACACCACAGGGTAGGTTCGCGGGAGTATTCAAGCCGCTCAAGGCAGTCCAGCTCGGCGCCGTCGCGATGCAAGGTGCGCTGGATCGGTCCGGACTCGCCCCGGAACGCATCGAGGAGGTGATCTTCGGCCAGGTGCTCCAAGCAGGAGAAGGTCAGATCACCGCGCGACAGGCCGCCGTCCAAGCCGGAGTTCCCATGACCGTTCCGGCCGTGACGATCAACAAGGTGTGCCTGTCGGGAATGACATCCATCGCCATGGCAGACCGATCGATCCGTCTCGGCGAGTCCAGCTTCGTGTTGGCAGGAGGCATGGAGTCCATGACGAACACGCCCTACATCGCTCCCAAGGCCCGGTGGGGAGCCCGGATGGGCGATGTGCAACTCATCGACGCCATGCTGCACGATGGCCTCTGGTGTAGCTTCGATCATTGCATCATGGGCGAATCCGCCGATCGTAAGAGTGCGCAGTTGGGCATCGATCGCGAAGAGCAGGACCAATGGGCGTTCAACAGCCACAAACGGGCCCAGGCAGCCACGGAGTCCGGCGCGTTCGCCGACGAAATCGTCCCGGTCGAAGTGCCACGGCGCAAAGCCGACCCGGTCGTCGTCGCCATAGACGAAGGCATCCGCCCGGACACGACGATGGAGAGCCTCGCAAGGCTCCGGCCGGCTTTCTCGGATGACGGAACGGCGACAGCCGGCAACGCCTCCCAGATCACCGATGGAGCGGCCGCCGTCGTTGTCGCAGATCGCGCTGCTGCAGAAGCCGAAGGACTGCCGATCCTTGCCGAGATCCTGTCCTATGGCCAGATCGGAGGTGCAGACGCCACGCTTCAGGAACGTCCGGCCGAGGCGATCGCACTTGCCTTGAAGAAAGCAGGCATGGACGCAGCGGATCTCGAACTCGTAGAGATCAACGAAGCGTTTGCTTCGGTCGCCGTCTGGTCTGCCCGCATGCTCGACCTCGACCCGGAGAAGGTCAACGTCAACGGTGGTGCGGTGGCTCTGGGACATCCACTCGGCGCATCCGGTGCCCGTATCACGGTGACCCTGATCAACGCCCTCCGCAAACGGGGAGGCGGCATCGGCGCGGCGGCGCTCTGTGGTGGTGGCGGCCAAGGCGATGCCCTGATTCTGGAGGTGTTTGTATGA
- a CDS encoding putative lyase: protein MSAQLVPVLVVVVTSSGLIAAWLFATKVIGHFKGRFDQFRRASYIGALSEIVTRSGYPLHTLRSWAADRVFLDTLLDFLRSVQGRERANLLRIARDLGIVQRFVWDLERSRRRERRVVAASALAELGDPSTADALLAALGDRVPEVRVQAADALAGLKDPRAVPPLVKLLEEETDWNASRIADSLVKLGTVSVPVLARYLILSDPAVDRPGRRLPLVARVLGSIGDVGAEPALLSALDGDEVELRIRAAAALGTAGTPQCVPALMRAVADPAWEVRAQAVKALGERMDPRAVDVLIEALRDRQWWVRRNAAEALALIPGGRQALIDAQGDQDAFARDAAREQLMLNGNLPVVGSLGADDTAVREAG, encoded by the coding sequence ATGAGTGCACAGTTGGTGCCGGTGCTGGTGGTCGTGGTCACGTCGTCGGGACTGATTGCGGCGTGGCTGTTCGCGACCAAGGTGATCGGGCACTTCAAAGGCCGCTTCGACCAGTTTCGCCGCGCCTCCTATATCGGAGCGCTCAGCGAGATCGTGACACGGTCCGGCTATCCGCTGCACACGCTCCGCTCCTGGGCTGCAGACCGAGTCTTTCTCGATACACTGCTGGATTTCCTGCGGTCTGTCCAGGGCCGCGAACGGGCCAACCTCCTCCGGATTGCGAGGGACCTCGGCATCGTTCAGCGCTTTGTCTGGGACCTGGAGAGATCCCGGCGAAGGGAGCGGAGGGTCGTAGCCGCCAGTGCTCTTGCGGAACTCGGTGACCCGAGTACGGCGGATGCCCTGCTGGCTGCCCTCGGTGATCGCGTCCCGGAGGTCCGCGTGCAAGCCGCCGACGCTCTGGCCGGGCTGAAGGATCCGCGGGCGGTGCCGCCACTCGTGAAACTGTTGGAAGAGGAGACGGATTGGAATGCCAGCAGAATCGCCGATTCTCTGGTCAAGCTCGGCACCGTCTCGGTGCCCGTTCTGGCTCGGTATCTCATTCTGTCCGACCCGGCGGTGGACCGCCCCGGCCGTCGGCTGCCGCTCGTCGCAAGGGTGCTCGGCTCCATCGGTGATGTGGGCGCGGAGCCGGCGCTGTTGAGCGCGCTGGATGGCGATGAGGTCGAGTTGAGGATTCGGGCGGCTGCCGCTCTGGGAACCGCCGGTACGCCGCAGTGTGTTCCGGCGTTGATGCGTGCCGTGGCCGATCCTGCGTGGGAAGTCCGTGCCCAGGCGGTCAAGGCTCTTGGCGAACGGATGGATCCTCGAGCCGTCGACGTTCTGATCGAAGCCCTCCGGGACCGTCAGTGGTGGGTGCGTCGTAATGCCGCCGAAGCGCTTGCGCTGATCCCTGGTGGTCGCCAGGCGCTGATCGACGCCCAAGGCGACCAGGACGCGTTCGCCCGCGATGCCGCGAGAGAGCAGTTGATGTTGAACGGGAATCTGCCTGTCGTGGGCTCGCTCGGGGCGGACGATACGGCGGTGAGAGAGGCCGGATGA
- the recR gene encoding recombination protein RecR, whose amino-acid sequence MFAAPVQRVIDELTRLPGIGRKSAQRLAFHLMGVEETDARRLAQSIIDMRTQVQACRRCFNVAADDECGICRDSRRDGSLVCVVERPQDIVVIERTQEFRGRYHVLGGSFSPIAGIGPDQLHIAELMERIADEGIQEVIMATNPTVEGDTTAMYLARELKPLGVQVTRLASGLPVGGDLDYADELTLGRALLGRREM is encoded by the coding sequence ATGTTCGCGGCTCCCGTCCAACGCGTCATAGACGAACTCACCCGGTTGCCGGGAATCGGGAGGAAATCGGCCCAACGACTGGCATTCCATCTGATGGGTGTCGAAGAGACCGATGCTCGCCGACTTGCACAGTCGATCATCGACATGCGCACACAGGTGCAGGCATGTCGCCGCTGCTTCAACGTCGCTGCCGACGATGAGTGCGGCATCTGCCGGGACTCTCGGCGTGATGGTTCACTCGTGTGCGTTGTCGAACGTCCCCAAGACATCGTTGTCATCGAGCGGACGCAGGAATTCCGGGGACGCTACCACGTGCTCGGCGGTTCGTTCTCACCGATTGCAGGGATCGGGCCCGATCAGCTCCATATCGCCGAGCTCATGGAGCGGATCGCCGACGAAGGGATCCAGGAGGTGATCATGGCCACCAACCCGACGGTGGAAGGCGACACGACTGCCATGTATCTGGCAAGGGAGCTGAAGCCGCTGGGGGTACAGGTGACCCGTCTCGCGAGTGGTCTCCCCGTCGGTGGAGATCTCGACTACGCCGACGAGCTCACGCTTGGGCGAGCGTTGCTGGGCAGACGGGAGATGTAG
- the murJ gene encoding putative peptidoglycan biosynthesis protein MurJ, which produces MSGTRLGKAALIVSGGILLSRLLGFLRTMTLAGILGSTRAADLFQDAFTIPDILFYLMAGGFLSITFIPILARHMAAEDEREGWRSFTAVFRPVAITMTALTVIAMIAARPIVSTVFPRFTAAELDELAHLMRIVFPAQIFFVLGSLFMAVQYAHKRFVIPILAPLVYNTVIIAGGLLAWQAGDTSAEGFIWGALVGAAIGNFGLQWYGAHRLGLRWERNVPWNHPALKEYLLMALPLMLGQSVAVLDEQFLKFFGQLAQAGSTGLLAYARRINMLPVGMIAQAAGVAAYPFLASLFTEGRIREFRQTVTRALRYGIFFGCAATAAAVGAALPAIRIAYQRGRFGPEDTLVTAGLLALYALSIPFWAIHQIYARAFYAQRRMWIPVGVGTAATAVAVPLYLWLFNIMNIRGLALASSLSIAVYAIALASIWHVRNGVDDLRPVLGTAWRSTVSGVAAGLSTWGVVRLITGGSVPGADLSLGALAAGALTVVLVYAGVARLLGTRELTSLLRGRARRR; this is translated from the coding sequence ATGAGCGGCACGCGCCTCGGCAAGGCTGCCCTGATCGTCTCCGGCGGGATCCTGCTCTCTCGTCTCCTCGGATTCCTCCGCACCATGACGCTCGCGGGGATCCTGGGATCCACGCGCGCAGCGGATCTGTTCCAAGACGCCTTCACGATTCCCGACATCCTCTTCTACCTGATGGCCGGTGGATTCCTCAGTATCACGTTCATTCCGATCCTGGCACGCCACATGGCAGCAGAAGATGAACGGGAAGGTTGGCGATCCTTCACCGCTGTCTTTCGACCGGTCGCTATCACGATGACGGCACTCACCGTGATAGCGATGATCGCCGCGCGTCCAATCGTCTCCACCGTCTTCCCGAGATTCACGGCTGCGGAACTCGACGAGCTCGCTCACCTGATGCGCATCGTGTTCCCGGCCCAGATCTTCTTCGTCCTCGGGTCCCTGTTCATGGCCGTTCAGTACGCCCACAAGCGCTTCGTCATACCGATTCTCGCTCCCCTCGTCTACAACACCGTGATCATCGCCGGCGGCCTGTTGGCATGGCAGGCGGGCGACACGTCCGCAGAAGGGTTCATATGGGGAGCTCTCGTCGGAGCGGCGATCGGGAACTTCGGACTCCAGTGGTACGGAGCGCACCGTCTCGGCCTGCGATGGGAGCGCAACGTTCCCTGGAATCACCCTGCTCTGAAGGAGTACCTGCTGATGGCGCTGCCGCTCATGCTGGGACAGTCGGTCGCCGTCCTCGACGAGCAGTTCCTCAAGTTCTTTGGCCAACTCGCACAAGCCGGGTCCACCGGCCTGCTCGCCTATGCCAGACGCATCAACATGCTCCCTGTGGGAATGATCGCCCAAGCCGCCGGGGTCGCCGCGTATCCGTTCTTGGCGAGCCTGTTCACAGAGGGGCGCATTCGAGAGTTCCGCCAGACTGTCACCCGCGCGCTGCGGTACGGCATCTTCTTCGGATGTGCAGCGACGGCCGCCGCCGTCGGAGCAGCGCTGCCCGCGATCCGTATCGCCTACCAGCGCGGCCGATTCGGTCCGGAAGACACCCTTGTGACCGCCGGTCTCCTGGCCCTCTACGCGCTGAGTATCCCGTTCTGGGCAATCCACCAGATCTATGCGAGGGCCTTCTACGCGCAACGCCGCATGTGGATTCCCGTCGGAGTAGGCACAGCGGCGACCGCTGTCGCCGTGCCCCTCTACCTGTGGCTCTTCAATATCATGAACATCCGAGGCCTGGCTCTCGCCAGCTCCCTCTCGATCGCCGTCTACGCCATCGCTCTTGCCTCGATCTGGCATGTCCGCAATGGAGTCGACGACTTGCGCCCGGTTCTCGGTACCGCCTGGCGGAGTACTGTTTCCGGTGTCGCGGCCGGTCTCTCCACCTGGGGTGTCGTCAGGCTCATCACCGGAGGTTCCGTACCTGGCGCAGACCTCTCCCTCGGCGCTCTCGCCGCCGGCGCTCTCACCGTCGTTCTCGTCTATGCAGGCGTCGCACGACTCCTCGGCACTCGAGAGCTCACCAGCCTCCTGCGTGGAAGGGCCCGTCGACGCTGA
- a CDS encoding nucleoid-associated protein — protein sequence MRKLMQQAQQMQERMASVQQELAETEFEGSAGGGVVKATVTGGGSIVSVDIDPSVIDPEDPEMLGDLVVAAVNQALGAASGAAEQQMGSVTGGLGDLLG from the coding sequence ATGCGCAAGCTGATGCAGCAGGCGCAGCAGATGCAGGAACGGATGGCCTCCGTGCAGCAGGAACTTGCCGAGACCGAGTTCGAAGGATCGGCCGGCGGCGGCGTGGTGAAGGCCACCGTCACCGGCGGCGGTTCGATCGTCTCCGTCGACATCGACCCGTCGGTGATCGACCCCGAGGATCCGGAAATGCTCGGCGACCTTGTCGTTGCAGCCGTCAACCAGGCACTTGGGGCAGCATCGGGCGCTGCCGAGCAACAGATGGGCTCCGTCACCGGAGGTCTTGGAGACCTCCTCGGCTGA
- the hupA gene encoding DNA-binding protein HU 1, whose protein sequence is MNKKEMADKLAQKTGLTKTKAAEVIEEIFSTKPGEGIIAVELDAGRKVEIAGFGKFGTRSRSARKGRNPATGEEIMIAATKYAYFKPSTGLRRRVAE, encoded by the coding sequence ATGAACAAGAAGGAAATGGCCGACAAGCTGGCCCAGAAGACCGGCTTGACGAAGACAAAAGCCGCAGAAGTGATCGAAGAGATCTTCTCCACAAAGCCGGGCGAAGGCATCATCGCTGTCGAGTTGGACGCCGGCAGGAAGGTCGAGATCGCAGGCTTCGGCAAGTTCGGGACGCGCAGCCGTTCCGCCCGCAAAGGCCGCAATCCTGCCACCGGTGAAGAGATCATGATCGCCGCGACGAAGTACGCCTACTTCAAGCCGTCCACCGGACTTCGCCGTCGCGTCGCCGAATAG
- the mprA_2 gene encoding response regulator MprA: protein MGAARILVAEDDRVVSMLVSRSLEASGARVTAVYDGIDAYEMGKSGEFDLALLDQVMPGLLGAEVLQRWSDDGVDLPVIMLSGLTSEEDIVACLDLGAVDFVRKPFNVREVLARVRVQLRAAGVSLEE, encoded by the coding sequence ATGGGTGCAGCAAGAATACTCGTTGCTGAAGACGACCGGGTCGTCTCAATGCTCGTCTCCAGGAGTCTCGAAGCGTCTGGCGCGCGGGTGACTGCCGTCTACGACGGTATCGACGCGTATGAGATGGGTAAGAGCGGTGAATTCGACCTTGCGCTTCTCGATCAGGTGATGCCGGGCCTGTTGGGAGCGGAAGTGCTTCAGAGGTGGTCGGATGACGGGGTCGATCTTCCGGTCATCATGCTCTCCGGTCTCACCAGTGAAGAGGATATCGTCGCCTGTCTCGATCTCGGTGCCGTCGATTTCGTGCGCAAGCCGTTCAATGTACGCGAGGTCCTCGCACGGGTGCGAGTGCAGCTCCGCGCCGCCGGTGTGAGTCTCGAGGAGTAG
- the glpX gene encoding fructose-1,6-bisphosphatase class 2, translating to MPEAPDHNLALDLVRVTEVAAMAAARWQGRGNKENADQAAVDGMRAVLSTVAIDGTIIIGEGEKDNAPMLFNGERVGSGQGLRVDVAVDPVDGTTLTAEGMPGALAVITVAEAGSMYAPGSLVYMDKIAVGPAAAGSIDLDAPVAHNLRQVARALGKDINDLTAIILDRPRNKKYVDAVRSAGARIRLIRDGDVSAAISTAEVDSGIDILLGIGGSPEAVIAAGALTCLDGEMQCRLWPRDDTEREYALENGLDLDVVLTTRDLVDSENVFFAATGVTGGELLDGVTFYADGAETHSVVMRSKTGAVRYVDTRHNLKKLERISSVPLS from the coding sequence ATGCCGGAAGCGCCCGATCACAATCTCGCACTTGATCTCGTACGTGTCACCGAAGTGGCCGCGATGGCCGCTGCACGGTGGCAAGGCAGAGGAAACAAGGAAAACGCGGACCAGGCCGCCGTGGACGGGATGCGCGCCGTCCTCTCGACCGTGGCTATCGACGGAACGATCATCATCGGCGAAGGCGAGAAAGACAACGCCCCAATGTTGTTCAACGGAGAGCGCGTCGGCTCTGGACAAGGTCTGCGAGTCGACGTCGCCGTGGACCCCGTCGATGGCACGACATTGACCGCGGAGGGCATGCCCGGAGCGCTTGCCGTGATCACGGTCGCTGAGGCCGGTTCGATGTATGCGCCGGGAAGCCTCGTGTACATGGACAAGATTGCCGTCGGCCCTGCCGCCGCAGGCTCAATCGACCTGGATGCCCCGGTCGCCCATAATCTGCGCCAAGTCGCCCGCGCACTGGGTAAGGACATCAACGACCTCACCGCGATCATCCTCGATCGCCCACGAAACAAGAAGTATGTGGACGCTGTGCGCTCCGCCGGGGCGCGCATTCGACTGATTCGCGACGGCGACGTCTCCGCAGCCATCTCGACGGCCGAAGTGGATTCAGGCATCGACATCCTGCTCGGCATCGGCGGGTCTCCGGAAGCGGTGATCGCTGCGGGGGCACTGACCTGCCTCGACGGCGAAATGCAGTGCAGACTCTGGCCGCGAGACGACACCGAGCGCGAGTACGCCTTGGAGAACGGGCTCGATCTCGACGTCGTCTTGACGACACGAGACCTGGTCGACTCCGAGAACGTCTTCTTTGCGGCAACGGGGGTCACCGGCGGCGAACTCCTGGACGGTGTGACGTTCTACGCGGACGGTGCGGAGACCCATTCGGTGGTCATGCGTTCGAAGACCGGCGCCGTCCGTTACGTCGACACACGGCACAATCTCAAGAAGCTGGAGCGCATCAGCAGCGTCCCTCTGAGCTGA
- the gph gene encoding phosphoglycolate phosphatase, translating into MHIVWDWNGTLLDDLTQVVDAVNVTLGEIGEPSITIREYGAHYQRPVRRFYESLLGRVVPDDEWRLIDDVFHVAYRDLLPKMRLAPDAIEALDGVRRAGHTQSLLSMLWHDDLVTMVERFDIGSFMNRVEGLRGERGARKQVFLEGHLQALGDSVDVGGVLMIGDALDDVEAAVAVGTRCVLYDRGTFPQERIRATGVATASTLVGALEVGGAI; encoded by the coding sequence GTGCACATCGTTTGGGATTGGAATGGAACGCTGCTCGACGATCTGACACAGGTCGTCGATGCGGTGAATGTGACACTGGGAGAGATCGGTGAGCCGTCGATCACCATCCGAGAGTACGGGGCGCACTACCAGCGCCCCGTACGTCGTTTCTATGAGTCGCTGCTCGGAAGGGTGGTTCCCGATGATGAATGGCGTCTGATCGACGATGTCTTCCACGTTGCCTATCGGGACCTGCTCCCGAAGATGCGGCTCGCACCCGACGCCATCGAGGCACTGGACGGCGTGAGGAGAGCCGGCCACACGCAATCGCTCCTTTCGATGCTTTGGCACGATGACCTGGTGACCATGGTCGAACGGTTCGACATCGGATCATTCATGAACCGTGTCGAAGGGCTTCGAGGAGAGCGAGGAGCCCGCAAGCAGGTCTTCCTCGAGGGCCACCTCCAGGCTCTCGGGGACAGCGTGGACGTTGGGGGAGTGCTCATGATCGGCGACGCTCTGGACGATGTCGAGGCGGCCGTGGCTGTCGGTACCAGATGTGTGCTGTATGACCGTGGGACGTTCCCGCAGGAGCGGATCCGAGCGACTGGAGTGGCGACCGCGTCGACACTCGTTGGAGCCCTCGAGGTCGGCGGCGCGATCTAG